A stretch of Gopherus evgoodei ecotype Sinaloan lineage chromosome 12, rGopEvg1_v1.p, whole genome shotgun sequence DNA encodes these proteins:
- the VPS4A gene encoding vacuolar protein sorting-associated protein 4A isoform X1, whose amino-acid sequence MSTSTLQKAIDLVTKATEEDKAKNYEEALRLYQHAVEYFLHAIKYEAHSDKAKESIRAKCMQYLDRAEKLKDYLRNKDKQSKKPVKESPNDSKGSDSDSEGENPEKKKLQEQLMGAIVMEKPNVRWNDVAGLEGAKEALKEAVILPIKFPHLFTGKRTPWRGILLFGPPGTGKSYLAKAVATEANNSTFFSVSSSDLMSKWLGESEKLVKNLFELARQHKPSIIFIDEVDSLCGSRNENESEAGRRIKTEFLVQMQGVGNNNDGTLVLGATNIPWVLDSAIRRRFEKRIYIPLPEEAARAQMFRLHLGNTPRHLTEANIHELARKTDGYSGADISVIVRDALMQPVRKVQSATHFKKVRGPSRTNPSITVDDLLTPCSPGDPGAIEMTWMEVPSDKLLEPVICMSDMLRSLATTRPTVNAEDLLKVKKFTEDFGQEG is encoded by the exons ATGAGGCTCACAGTGACAAGGCGAAGGAGAGCATCCGGGCGAAGTGCATGCAGTACCTGGACCGGGCGGAGAAGCTGAAGGATTATCTACGCAACAAAGACAAACAAAGCAAGAAGCCTGTCAAAGAGTCTCCAAATGACAGCAAGGG GAGCGACAGTGACAGCGAGGGCGAGAATCCGGAGAAGAAGAAGCTGCAGGAGCAGTTGATGG GTGCCATTGTGATGGAGAAGCCCAACGTGCGGTGGAACGATGTGGCTGGCCTGGAGGGTGCCAAGGAGGCTCTGAAAGAGGCTGTGATTTTACCCATTAAATTCCCACACTTATTCACAG gTAAGCGCACCCCTTGGCGTGGGATTCTGCTCTTTGGGCCCCCTGGCACGGGGAAGTCGTACCTGGCCAAGGCTGTGGCAACTGAGGCCAACAACTCCACGTTCTTCTCCGTGTCATCCTCGGACCTAATGTCAAAGTGGCTGGGAGAGAGCGAGAA GCTAGTGAAGAATCTCTTTGAGCTGGCAAGGCAGCACAAACCTTCCATCATCTTCATCGACGAGGTGGACTCCCTGTGTGGCTCCCGCAATGAGAACGAGAGTGAGGCTGGCCGCAGGATCAAAACAGAGTTCCTGGTGCAGATGCAGG GTGTTGGTAATAACAACGACGGGACCCTCGTCCTCGGTGCCACAAATATCCCCTGGGTCTTAGACTCGGCCATTAGGAGAAG GTTTGAGAAGCGCATCTACATCCCGTTGCCGGAGGAGGCGGCCCGAGCCCAGATGTTCAGGCTGCACCTGGGGAACACACCACGCCACTTGACAGAGGCCAACATCCACGAACTGGCCAGGAAGACGGACGGCTACTCGGGAGCCGACATCAGCGTCATCGTGCGTGACGCCCTCATGCAGCCTGTCCGCAAAGTGCAGTCGGCCACACACTTCAAGAAG GTGCGAGGCCCGTCTCGAACCAATCCCAGCATAAccgtagatgacctcctgacccCATGCTCGCCGGGGGACCCTGGAGCCATCGAGATGACTTGGATGGAGGTGCCTAGTGACAAGCTGCTGGAGCCAGTGATCTGCATG TCAGATATGCTGCGCTCACTGGCCACCACCCGCCCCACCGTGAATGCAGAGGACCTCCTGAAGGTGAAGAAATTCACAGAAGACTTTGGACAGGAAGGTTAA